A single window of Ovis canadensis isolate MfBH-ARS-UI-01 breed Bighorn chromosome 17, ARS-UI_OviCan_v2, whole genome shotgun sequence DNA harbors:
- the TIGD4 gene encoding tigger transposable element-derived protein 4, giving the protein MAEAPVDASTLPVTVKKKKSLSIEEKIDIINAVESGKKKAEIAAEYGIKKNSLSSIMKNKDKVLEAFESLRFDPKRKRLRTAFYTDLEEALMRWYRIAQCLNVPVNGPMLRLKANDFAQKLGHNDFKCSNGWLDRFKSRYGLVFRAQPVEATGVSADPSAVWHQNILPYYLNDYHPKNVFNVKETGLLYRMLPTNTFAFKGETCSIGKLCKDRITLVVGTNMDGSEKLPLLLIGKNRNPHCFKGIKSLPVYYEANKMAWMTADVFEQWMQKLDERFQAQQRRVVIFVESSPAHPEVKNLKSIELAFFPSCLSSKFIAMKQGVIRSLKIKYRHCLIKKFLSSVEGSKEFTFSLLDAVDTLHLCWRAVTPETIVKSYEEAGFKSQRGESEEANAEADTGLDLVADAQAAGVEFPEGLSVEEYAALDDDLETCEAASQVSPSGDAVCHKESESEETGFYTSDEEDDGGSLESELPLPSKNEAITALDTLKSFLRSQDINDELHNSLADLEIFINSLSFK; this is encoded by the coding sequence ATGGCCGAAGCTCCTGTGGATGCCTCAACTCTGCCTGTAactgtgaagaaaaagaaaagcctatCCATTGAGGAAAAGATCGACATCATAAATGCAGTAGAAAGCGGTAAGAAAAAAGCAGAGATTGCAGCTGAATatggaataaagaaaaattcGTTGTCTTCTATTATGAAGAATAAAGACAAGGTTCTGGAAGCCTTTGAATCACTGAGATTTGATccaaagagaaaaagactgaGAACTGCTTTTTACACAGACCTGGAAGAGGCGCTAATGAGGTGGTACCGAATCGCTCAGTGTCTGAATGTGCCAGTTAATGGCCCAATGTTGCGGCTGAAAGCTAATGATTTTGCCCAGAAACTGGGACATAATGATTTTAAGTGCAGCAATGGTTGGCTGGATCGGTTTAAATCCAGGTATGGTCTAGTATTTAGAGCTCAACCTGTAGAAGCCACAGGTGTATCAGCAGACCCTTCAGCTGTCTGGCACCAAAACATACTTCCTTATTATTTAAATGATTATCatcctaaaaatgtttttaatgtaaaaGAGACTGGGCTGCTTTATCGAATGTTGCCTACAAATACCTTTGCATTTAAAGGAGAAACCTGTTCAATTGGCAAGTTATGCAAAGACAGAATAACTCTGGTGGTTGGGACAAACATGGATGGCTCAGAGAAACTTCCTCTgcttctcattggaaaaaacagaAATCCTCATTGCTTCAAAGGCATAAAATCATTGCCTGTGTATTATGAAGCTAACAAAATGGCATGGATGACTGCAGATGTGTTTGAACAGTGGATGCAGAAGCTGGATGAGAGATTTCAGGCTCAGCAAAGAAGAGTGGTGATTTTTGTAGAATCTTCTCCTGCACACCCAGAGGTAAAAAACCTGAAGTCCATTGAATTAGCGTTCTTTCCATCATGTTTATCTTCCAAATTTATAGCTATGAAACAAGGTGTTATTAGAAGCCTTAAAATCAAATATCGACATTGTCTTATTAAGAAATTTCTGAGTTCTGTTGAAGGCAGCAAAGAATTTACTTTTTCCCTTCTAGATGCAGTTGATACATTGCATCTCTGTTGGAGGGCTGTCACCCCAGAGACCATTGTTAAGAGCTATGAAGAGGCAGGATTCAAATCTCAAAGGGGAGAAAGTGAGGAGGCAAATGCAGAGGCAGACACTGGCCTTGATTTGGTTGCCGACGCCCAGGCGGCAGGAGTGGAATTTCCCGAAGGCTTATCTGTAGAAGAGTATGCTGCCCTGGATGATGACTTGGAGACTTGTGAGGCTGCCTCCCAAGTCTCTCCAAGCGGTGATGCTGTGTGCCACAAAGAAAGTGAATCAGAGGAAACTGGATTTTATACTTCTGACGAGGAGGATGATGGTGGATCTCTGGAGAGCGAACTCCCCTTACCATCAAAAAATGAGGCAATAACTGCTTTAGATACTCTGAAAAGTTTTCTTAGAAGTCAAGATATAAATGATGAGCTTCATAATTCTTTAGCAGACcttgaaatttttattaactCTTTATCATTTAAGTAA